Within Metabacillus sp. KUDC1714, the genomic segment CCTCTGCACCTAGTCCAATTGCAATCTTCGCCGCATTTGTTCCAGCAACACCACCACCAATAATGGAAACCTTTCCTCTCCTTGTCCCAGGAACTCCTGCTAATAATATCCCCTTACCTCCCTTTGGCTTTTCTAAAAATTGCGCACCAATTTGCGAGGCCATTCTACCAGCAACTTCGCTCATCGGTGTTAGCAGTGGGAGAGTACCGTTTGGAAGCTGAACTGTCTCATAAGCAATCGCAATTACTTTATGATCAATTAAAGCAACAGTTAACTCAGGCTCAGGTGCAAGATGTAAATACGTAAATAAAATGAGCCCTTCTCGGAAATAACGGAATTCTTCTTTTAAAGGTTCCTTTACCTTCATAACCATATCCATCGCCCATGCTTGTTGAGCTGTTTCAACAATTTGCGCACCAGCTTCAATATACTGTTCATCTGTAAACCCTGAACCTACCCCTGCATTTTTTTCAATATATACTTCATGTCCAGAGTTTACGAGATGAAAAGCACCTGCAGGGGTCATAGCAACACGATTTTCATTATTTTTAATTTCTGCAGGAATGCCAATTTTCATAATAACTCCTCCTTAGCAATCGTTTCAAACTATTAATCCTTATCAGTATTGCCGTAATTTATTATATGATTACGAAAACAGACAGGTCCGAGGAGTTTTATTAAAATTTATAAAAAAATTGATAGTTGCTTAAAGTCTACTTAAATCTATAGTGGAAAAAGGATGTTCTTCTCAAAAAATATCCCTTAGATCTTTCCCATAGTAAGCTAATTAAACATTATAACGATGTATAACATTAGCACCTCCTGTTACCTCGATTATTGAACCAGTTATCATATCAGAGTTTTCTTCACATAAAAAGGAAATTGTTCTAGCTATATCTTCACCAGTTCCTGAACGTCCAATAGGTGTTTGGATATCGCTTATTCTTCTAGAATGATCTATGGTTGCTTCTTTCATTTCGCCTATTATATTACCTGGGCATATCATATTAGCTGTTATTCCAAACTCTGCTTCTTCTATACTAATCGATTTCGTTAGTGACACTAACCCCACCTTTGCAGCACTAAAAGCCGATCGATGTAACCAACCAGGTGATGATACAGCTCCTTGAAATCCATAAGTAATGATGCGCCCATAGTTCTGCTTTCTCATGATTGGTACGATTTTTTTAAACATGTGAAAAACAGAGCTTAAATTTCCTTCAATCATTTGATACCACTCTTCATCTGTATAATCTGCAAGTTTTTTTCTTTCAAATATGTATGGTCCAGCATTATTAATTAAGCAATCGATTCTTCCAAAGCGTTCGAACGAAAGATCAATCATTGTTGTTAGATCTTCTTTTTTTGTAACATCACCTTGAACAAATAAGAGACGATCGCCAATATGTGAATACAATGTTTTTAATTCTTTCACAGCACTCGTATCACTTCGGTAATTTATCGTAACAGAAAAACCATTTTTTAAAAATTCCTCTGTTACCTTTTTCCCCAAGCCTTTAGATCCAGCCGTTATAAGGGCATGTCGCACGATAAAGTCCCTCCCCATCAAACTTGTCCTTATTCTTTTCTATCTCTATTGTGCTGATAACATCTCTATTTTACAATATACTTGTTTTAAAACTTGTAACTTCTTGTTAAATTCACGTTAAAAATATTCATAAGGGAGGGAAAAATGCACAAAAAAAGCCGACTAATTATAAAGTCAGCTAAAAAATAATTAAAACTAATCATTTTATTTAGTCCTTCCTAACTTGTAAATGCTCCTGTAGGAAGTTTTGCTCATATTGTTGCTCAACAACACCACTTGAATAGGAATCCGTTATTTGCTGCATCGTTTCTTGTTCACCAAGATGATCATAATAATAGGTTTGCCGTGTTATTCGTTTGTTTTTCAAAACTGTCAACTCCTTATTTTCATTTACTCGGTTAGTGTCTCTGAAAATAAGAAGCTTATTCAGTTAAAATGTTAGCTTTCGTTAAACGTTGTCTTTGCTTTTTCAATTGCAATTCTAACCATATCAAAGCCAGTCCCACCAGCGCTCATCCGTTTTCTCACAGCTTCATAAGGATTAATAATCTCATATAAATCTTCTTCAAAGAGATCAGAGGACTTTTTATAATTCTCAAAAGGTAAATCTTTCAAGTAAATACCGGACTGGATACATTCATAGACAAGAGTACCAACAACCTCATGAGCTTCTCTGAATGGCATCCCTTTAGTAGAGAGATAATCAGCAAGCTCCGTTGCATTTGAGAAATCCTCTTTAGTAGCTTTCTCCATCTTCTCTTTATTTACTTTCAAAGTATCAATCATGCCAATAAAAATCTGCAGGCTACCTTCAATTGTTTTTACAGTATCAAACATACCTTCTTTATCTTCCTGAAGGTCTTTGTTATATGCCAATGGAAGTCCTTTTAAAATTGTCAGAAGAGACATTAAGTTCCCATATACTCTACCTGTTTTCCCTCTAATTAGCTCTGCCATGTCTGGGTTTTTCTTTTGAGGCATGATGCTACTACCTGTTGCATATGTGTCATCCAACTCAATAAATTGGAACTCCTGTGAGCACCATAAAATAATTTCTTCACACAAGCGTGATAAATGCATCATTAATAGTGAGCTATTACTTAAAAATTCAATAATAAAGTCCCGATCACTTACACCATCTAAGCTATTTTCATAAATCCCATCAAAATCAAGCTTTTTCGCTGTATATGCACGATCAATCGGGAATGTTGTCCCTGCAAGTGCAGCACTTCCTAATGGAGAAATATTTATTCGTTTAAATGATTCAGTAAATCTTTGTTTATCACGGTCAAGCATCCAGAAATAAGCCATTAAGTGATGGGCAAACGAAATCGGCTGTGCTCGTTGCAGATGTGTATAGCCAGGTAGAATTGTCTCTACATGGTTTTCAGCCTTTTCAACAAGTGATTTTTGTAGCCCTTCAATTAATTCAATAACCATCGCAACGTGTTTACGCAAATATAAGTGCATATCAGTAGCAACTTGATCATTTCTACTTCTTCCTGTATGTAGTTTTCCACCAACAGGACCAATTTCATCGATTAACATCTTTTCAATGTTTAAGTGAATATCTTCATAGTTTACAGAAAAAGTGAGCTCATTTTTTTTCGCTTTTTCTAGAAGTGTTGTTAATCCATTTGAGATTTGCTCTGCCTCTTCTTCAGTGATAATTCCGCATTTGCCAAGCATATTAACATGTGCAAGACTACCAGTGATGTCTTCCTCAACTAATTCCTGATCAAAATGGATGGATGCGCCGAACTCATCCACCCATTGTTCAGGGGTTTTTTGGAAGCGTCCACCCCAAAGTTTTTTCATACTTCCACCTTCTTGTTTTTCACCATGCTATTCACTTTCGTAGGTAGTCCCCATAGCTCAATAAAGCCAATTGCTGCATTATGATCAAATGCATCGTCTTTTGTATAAGTTGCAAGCTTTTCATCATATAAAGAGTACTCAGACTTTCTTCCTTCAACAATTGCATGACCTTTAAACAGCTTCACTCTAACTGTTCCAGTTACATATTTTTGTGTCTCTTGTAAGAAGGCATGTAATGCAGTCTTTAATGGTGAGAACCAAAGTCCGTTATAAATTAGTTCTGTTAACTTTTGCTCAATTACAGGTTTGAAGTGAGCAACTTCTTTAACTAATGTTAAGTCTTCAAGTTCTTTATGTGCTTTTATAAGAGTCATCGCACCAGGGCACTCATATACTTCACGTGATTTAATTCCAACAAGACGATTCTCAACATGGTCAATACGTCCAACACCATGCTTACCTGCAATTTCATTAAGTTCAAGGATTAGCTCATGAAGAGGATATGCTTTGTCATTAATTTTAACAGGAACACCTTGTTCGAATTGAATTTCGATTACTTCTGCTACATCAGGTGTTTTTTCTAATGGTGTAGTTAAATCATATGCCCCTTCAGGTGGTGCTGCCCATGGATCTTCTAGTACACCACATTCATTACTTCTACCCCAAAGGTTTTGGTCAATTGAATATGGACTGTCTAAATTAATTGGAATTGGAATATCGTTTTTCATTGCATATTCGATTTCTTCTTCACGAGACCAGCCCCATTCTCTTACTGGAGCAAGAACTTCAAGGTCAGGATTTAAAGCTTTAATCGATACTTCAAAACGTACCTGATCGTTTCCTTTTCCTGTACAGCCATGAGCAATTGCTACTGCATTTTCTTTTTCAGCAATTTCAACTAGCTTCTTAGCAATCAAAGGACGAGATAAAGCAGAAACTAGTGGATATTTCCCTTCATATAATGCATGTGCTTGTAGAGCAACAAGTGCAAAATCTTTTGCATATTCTTCTTTTGCATCGATCATATATGATTCAATAGCTCCTACTTGAAGAGCCTTCTTTTGAACGAATGATGTATCTTTCCCTTCACCTACATCAAGGCAACATGCAACTACTGAATAACCTTGTTCTTGTAACCATTTAATTGCAACAGAGGTATCTAATCCTCCGGAATAAGCTAACACAACTTTTTTCATCTATTTGTTCCTCCTTGGTTGTATAAAAATGAATATATGTTTATAAAAATACATTTCTTGTATAGGTAACACTTTACCAACTGTATCCCTATTTCGTCAATAGAAAAATGCATATTTTCACAGATTCTTTGTATAAAAATTAATTAAAGAGAATAATTCGCCTGAATATACCTCTTTTTTTACATGTCATGCATAAAAACTACATCAACTAGTTCATAGCTGTTTTTAATAAACTGTTGTAAAATGTGAGTAGATCAAATTTATGGAGGAATGGGAATTGGACGAATATTTTGCCTATGATCCTAGATTAAAAATAAATTTACCTCGTTTGAATAAGAATTGGGATATGTATAGTGTTTCCATTCAGAATAGAATTTTAACCGACTGGGAAAAAATCCGTGGAGGAATTCCGGATCGGATTGCAGAGTTAGAGGATGAAATTAATCTGAAACAACATGCACTTAATCATGAAGAAAACTTTAAGCGTTCTTGTCAACTAAACGAAGAAATTTCTGAACTTGCATCGATTATTAACGACCTCTGGATTTGGTTTCGTTTAACTCAAAATATATCTTCAACGAAAATTCATTCTTAGAAATTCAAAAGGAACAGCGATACAAATTATATAAGCTGGCCAAAAGGCTTATTGATAGCTTGACTCTCTACTCTAGTGTCACTGGTCTTACTCTAGACATAGTCCTAGGGATTAACACACATATTCATTTTATTCTTTAAAAGAAGGCTATACTATCAGCCTTCTTTTTACTCCCTAACTAAATCTTTTCGAATTTCCCTGGTCACATGACCTAATTCAGGTAGAATCAGTTTTTCCAGTGCTAATTGAACAGCACCAGATGATCCTGGCATTGCAAATACAGCTGTCTCCATTGAAACTCCTGCTACAGCTCTACTTAAAATTGCAGCAGAACCAATATCCTCTTGGTAACTTAACAAACGGAATATTTCTCCAAAGCCAGGAATCTCCTTTTCAATCAACGATTGAACGGCTTCTATTGTCACATCTCGTTTCGCAATACCTGTACCTCCATTGGTAAGGACTACATCAATCTCTCGTGATTCACAGCCCTTTAAAACAGAACTACGTATGAGTGTTTTTTCATCT encodes:
- a CDS encoding MogA/MoaB family molybdenum cofactor biosynthesis protein is translated as MSSIEHKLEAPHSVNCKVITISDTRNEETDKSGKLIKKMLEESGHNVVDYEIVRDEKTLIRSSVLKGCESREIDVVLTNGGTGIAKRDVTIEAVQSLIEKEIPGFGEIFRLLSYQEDIGSAAILSRAVAGVSMETAVFAMPGSSGAVQLALEKLILPELGHVTREIRKDLVRE
- a CDS encoding argininosuccinate synthase, translated to MKKVVLAYSGGLDTSVAIKWLQEQGYSVVACCLDVGEGKDTSFVQKKALQVGAIESYMIDAKEEYAKDFALVALQAHALYEGKYPLVSALSRPLIAKKLVEIAEKENAVAIAHGCTGKGNDQVRFEVSIKALNPDLEVLAPVREWGWSREEEIEYAMKNDIPIPINLDSPYSIDQNLWGRSNECGVLEDPWAAPPEGAYDLTTPLEKTPDVAEVIEIQFEQGVPVKINDKAYPLHELILELNEIAGKHGVGRIDHVENRLVGIKSREVYECPGAMTLIKAHKELEDLTLVKEVAHFKPVIEQKLTELIYNGLWFSPLKTALHAFLQETQKYVTGTVRVKLFKGHAIVEGRKSEYSLYDEKLATYTKDDAFDHNAAIGFIELWGLPTKVNSMVKNKKVEV
- the argH gene encoding argininosuccinate lyase, with the protein product MKKLWGGRFQKTPEQWVDEFGASIHFDQELVEEDITGSLAHVNMLGKCGIITEEEAEQISNGLTTLLEKAKKNELTFSVNYEDIHLNIEKMLIDEIGPVGGKLHTGRSRNDQVATDMHLYLRKHVAMVIELIEGLQKSLVEKAENHVETILPGYTHLQRAQPISFAHHLMAYFWMLDRDKQRFTESFKRINISPLGSAALAGTTFPIDRAYTAKKLDFDGIYENSLDGVSDRDFIIEFLSNSSLLMMHLSRLCEEIILWCSQEFQFIELDDTYATGSSIMPQKKNPDMAELIRGKTGRVYGNLMSLLTILKGLPLAYNKDLQEDKEGMFDTVKTIEGSLQIFIGMIDTLKVNKEKMEKATKEDFSNATELADYLSTKGMPFREAHEVVGTLVYECIQSGIYLKDLPFENYKKSSDLFEEDLYEIINPYEAVRKRMSAGGTGFDMVRIAIEKAKTTFNES
- the ald gene encoding alanine dehydrogenase, translating into MKIGIPAEIKNNENRVAMTPAGAFHLVNSGHEVYIEKNAGVGSGFTDEQYIEAGAQIVETAQQAWAMDMVMKVKEPLKEEFRYFREGLILFTYLHLAPEPELTVALIDHKVIAIAYETVQLPNGTLPLLTPMSEVAGRMASQIGAQFLEKPKGGKGILLAGVPGTRRGKVSIIGGGVAGTNAAKIAIGLGAEVTILDVNSERLRQLDDIFGSDISTLMSNPLNIAEAVRESDLVIGAVLIPGAKAPKLVTEDVVSSMSDGSVIVDIAIDQGGIFETTDKITTHDNPTYEKHGVLHYAVANMPGAVPRTSTFALTNVTVPYAVQIASKGYKKACLENEALLKGINTLDGYVTYEAVAAAHGLSYSDARTLLLGV
- a CDS encoding SDR family oxidoreductase; this encodes MRHALITAGSKGLGKKVTEEFLKNGFSVTINYRSDTSAVKELKTLYSHIGDRLLFVQGDVTKKEDLTTMIDLSFERFGRIDCLINNAGPYIFERKKLADYTDEEWYQMIEGNLSSVFHMFKKIVPIMRKQNYGRIITYGFQGAVSSPGWLHRSAFSAAKVGLVSLTKSISIEEAEFGITANMICPGNIIGEMKEATIDHSRRISDIQTPIGRSGTGEDIARTISFLCEENSDMITGSIIEVTGGANVIHRYNV